One window of the Tubulanus polymorphus chromosome 11, tnTubPoly1.2, whole genome shotgun sequence genome contains the following:
- the LOC141913350 gene encoding putative G-protein coupled receptor 139, with protein sequence MAETSTISTKSADENANTTNDGFTDASEATTRSQPSKQPRTMSRDWSNCSVTFEIVDELNSVPITADVRAEWPCQLLKFWKSFKPFVNAVKFLLHYGTVLIVVVGVVCNILALIVLLNPLMRKVSANNYLAALAIYDTCSLLFNFLVGVLRGQNPDTINKAFQESETLCKVHSVGVEIFNILSVWMIVCMTIERAIAVLRPLKVQTLCTVSKARKIIVIVTIVIVVVACHKIFVTGFEGDSVFGYKACRTSRSSIPEIIYLYVAVNTWTPCVIIIILNSIILISLKKSANAQQAMTAASSNNAKKTIPGKSQTRITKVLLLVSTTYLILILPLGITQSVELFYNATYKKPVATDGQALIDYVAFMETRFTLKWIRAFCFFFYQINFAINFFLYCVSGKRFRDMVRVIFPFCGTPARSDSIRSSSTKVSRISSQDSGD encoded by the exons ATGGCCGAAACCTCGACTATTTCAACGAAAAGCGCAGATGAAAATGCG AATACGACTAATGATGGATTCACGGACGCGTCGGAAGCGACCACGAGGAGCCAACCGTCAAAACAACCTCGAACGATGTCTCGTGACTG GTCGAATTGCAGCGTAACCTTCGAAATAGTTGATGAACTGAATTCCGTTCCGATTACTGCCGACGTACGGGCAGAGTGGCCGTGTCAATTACTGAAATTCTGGAAATCGTTCAAACCTTTCGTCAACGCCGTCAAATTCCTACTGCACTACGGCACCGTACTGATCGTCGTGGTCGGTGTCGTCTGCAACATCTTGGCACTAATCGTCCTTCTGAATCCGCTTATGCGGAAGGTGTCCGCTAACAACTATCTAGCCGCCCTGGCCATTTACGACACCTGCTCGCTGCTGTTCAACTTTTTGGTCGGCGTACTTCGCGGACAGAACCCGGACACGATCAACAAAGCTTTTCAAGAATCCGAGACGCTTTGCAAAGTACACTCGGTCGGGGTGGAGATTTTCAACATTCTCAGCGTTTGGATGATCGTATGCATGACCATCGAGCGCGCCATAGCCGTCCTGAGACCGCTCAAAGTGCAAACGTTGTGTACAGTGTCGAAAGCCAGGAAGATAATCGTCATCGTCACAATAGTCATAGTCGTCGTCGCTTGCCACAAGATCTTCGTGACAGGGTTCGAGGGCGATAGCGTCTTCGGGTACAAGGCCTGTCGTACGAGTCGCTCGTCAATACCGgaaatcatttatttgtacGTAGCCGTCAACACGTGGACGCCGTGTGTGATCATCATCATTCTTAACAGTATCATCTTGATTTCACTGAAGAAAAGTGCAAACGCCCAACAAGCGATGACCGCTGCCTCCTCGAATAACGCCAAGAAGACAATACCAGGCAAATCGCAGACCAGGATCACGAAAGTTCTTCTTCTCGTGTCGACCACGTATCTTATTTTGATCCTACCGCTCGGTATCACACAGTCGGTTGAGTTGTTCTACAATGCCACCTACAAGAAACCAGTCGCCACCGACGGCCAGGCCCTGATCGACTACGTAGCCTTCATGGAAACAAGGTTCACGTTGAAATGGATTCGGGCGTTTTGCTTCTTCTTCTATCAGATAAATTTTGCCATCAACTTCTTTTTGTACTGCGTCTCTGGAAAGCGTTTCCGCGACATGGTTCGCGTAATTTTCCCGTTCTGCGGCACGCCCGCCAGGTCGGATAGCATTCGTAGCTCATCGACGAAGGTATCCCGAATTTCGAGCCAAGACAGCGGCGATTAA
- the LOC141913347 gene encoding putative transporter B0252.3 — protein sequence MKHRTLMIYLIIQSFIWVFTSFTYYGMTLGTSVMVGNRFVNFMLSAVVELPSYLVTQVLITCFGRRPTMILAYSLTGVSLVAANLIPEKSGRPLYTVSQKCVTEALRSI from the exons ATGAAACATCGAACCTTGATGATCTACTTGATAATTCAATCATTCATCTG GGTCTTCACTAGTTTCACCTACTACGGTATGACTTTAGGCACGTCTGTGATGGTTGGAAATCGGTTCGTTAATTTCATGCTCAGCGCAGTTGTCGAGTTGCCCAGTTATCTCGTCACCCAGGTCCTGATAACGTG TTTTGGGAGGCGTCCAACAATGATACTAGCGTACAGTCTAACCGGCGTTTCGCTGGTGGCGGCCAATCTTATTCCCGAAAAGTCTGGTAGGCCTTTATACACGGTGTCTCAAAAATGTGTTACCGAAGCTCTAAGAtcaatatga
- the LOC141913349 gene encoding organic cation transporter protein-like, giving the protein MDKCNMYEYPGQTNRNTTVPCQNGYTYDSDGYYTVVEEFSWVCEKAILTSVSQTTYFGGVLFGSACFPPFADYFGRKYTTVITGILGAISHLVGGIVVQPAAFIFTRFVNGATDQGTYLCGCVMVFECYSTKHRAFANSILMIIWSLGMVATGITGYLVKNWQHFQIFASCLLGSAILGIWYEICQLSSWLGVFP; this is encoded by the exons ATGGATAAATGCAATATGTACGAATATCCGGGACAAACGAACAGAAATACGACTGTTCCGTGTCAGAACGGCTACACCTATGATTCCGATGGTTATTACACCGTTGTAGAagag tTTTCGTGGGTATGTGAAAAAGCAATCCTGACGTCCGTATCGCAGACGACATATTTCGGTGGTGTGCTGTTCGGTAGCGCTTGTTTCCCCCCGTTTGCCGATTACTTTGGTCGCAAATATACGACGGTGATAACAG GGATTCTCGGCGCCATATCGCATCTGGTCGGCGGGATTGTCGTGCAACCCGCTGCCTTCATATTCACAAGATTCGTTAATGGCGCAACCGATCAA GGAACCTATTTGTGCGGTTGCGTTATGGTATTCGAATGTTACTCGACGAAGCATCGAGCTTTCGCCAATTCGATTCTGATGATCATATGGTCCTTAGGAATGGTAGCTACCGGAATTACTGGATATCTCGTGAAGAACTGGCAGCATTTTCAGATATTTGCGTCCTGTCTTTTGGGGTCCGCCATTCTCGGCATATGGTATGAAATCTGTCAGCTATCAAGCTGGCTTGGTGTCTTTCCCTAA
- the LOC141913352 gene encoding excitatory amino acid transporter-like, whose product MDKIQCKEWLKENLLLLLAIAGVAVGFIIGFSLMGLALSEEVLIWIEMPGIIFLRLLTMMIVPLVISSIISGCSSLDPRLNGKMGLYTFIYVFVNNVIGCLIGFAIVYAIKPETNVRRWPLAFGGLDVEFTHGIGHEFKF is encoded by the exons ATGGATAAAATTCAATGTAAAGAATGGCTGAAGGAAAATCTGCTGCTTTTGCTGGCTATCGCCGGTGTAGCAGTCGGATTTATAATCGGGTTTAGTCTGATGGGCTTAGCCTTGTCGGAGGAAGTTCTGATCTGGATCG aAATGCCAGGCATTATTTTTCTACGCCTTCTCACGATGATGATTGTACCGTTGGTTATTTCAAGCATCATTTCAG GTTGTTCGAGTTTGGATCCACGACTGAATGGTAAAATGGGACTGTACACGTTCATCTACGTGTTTGTTAATAACGTTATCGGCTGCCTAATCGGTTTCGCCATTGTTTACGCAATAAAGCCTG AAACGAACGTGCGACGGTGGCCGTTGGCATTCGGTGGCCTTGACGTCGAATTTACACACGGCATCGGCCACGAATTCAAGTTTTGA
- the LOC141913291 gene encoding solute carrier family 22 member 6-like — protein MTLNALGKFFCAAAFSALFIHTTEIFPTNFRNRALGVVSSCARIGSMTAPLIFPLTDVNPWLPGLIFGGIGFLPALLVLPLPETKGVPMPQKISDVQTNPCYNCRHLLYTEKCVRNSRIIADEVL, from the exons ATGACATTGAACGCTTTAGGGAAGTTTTTCTGCGCGGCTGCCTTTAGTGCACTGTTCATACACACTACTGAAATATTCCCGACGAATTTCAG AAACAGGGCTTTGGGCGTCGTGTCATCTTGCGCACGTATTGGTTCGATGACGGCACCACTAATCTTTCCTTTG ACTGACGTTAACCCTTGGTTACCGGGATTAATATTCGGCGGTATCGGTTTTTTGCCGGCGTTGTTAGTTTTACCTCTACCGGAAACTAAAGGAGTTCCGATGCCGCAGAAGATCTCTGACGTACAGACCAATCCTTGTTATAACTGCCGCCATTTGTTATATACGGAAAAATGTGTTAGGAATTCCAGAATAATCGCTGACGAGGTTTTGTAA
- the LOC141913351 gene encoding excitatory amino acid transporter 2-like: MRTPSQPIIHLMTAVMQVILKLFSYFLWFSPIGIASLICNALLRVESDISVTFELLGYFAMTIVVGLVFHQLVYLQVMYVLIVRSNPVVMFINSLKSWITIFATTSSYAVMPEMIRTCEKHGVDRRVYGFVVPFCAGTNRNGSAIFVTAATIFIAQMNGISLNPATTFTIGLLVSLAMFALPGVPSASMVCILMILTSTGLPTNSINMLFALEWILDRLRSTSNVLSTCYCAAIVNKLVTDDIERWDALQLHEGNEQTVVFLKESAV, translated from the exons ATGAGAACGCCCAGTCAGCCGATTATTCACCTGATGACCGCCGTTATGCAAGTCATACTGAAGCTCTTCAGCTATTTTCTCTg GTTTTCGCCGATCGGTATCGCTAGCCTCATATGCAACGCGTTGCTCAGAGTCGAATCAGACATATCAGTGACGTTTGAACTGCTCGGTTATTTCGCGATGACTATCGTCGTCGGGCTCGTGTTTCATCAGCTGGTCTACTTGCAAGTGATGTACGTGTTAATAGTTCGCAGCAATCCGGTCGTTATGTTTATCAACTCGTTGAAGTCGTGGATCACGATATTCGCCACTACTTCATC GTACGCGGTTATGCCGGAAATGATACGCACCTGCGAAAAACACGGCGTCGACCGAAGAGTTTACGGATTCGTCGTGCCGTTCTGCGCCGGAACTAATCGCAATGGAAGCGCGATATTCGTGACGGCGGCGACGATTTTCATCGCGCAGATGAACGGCATCAGCCTCAATCCGGCGACCACGTTCACAATTGG GTTGTTGGTTTCACTGGCCATGTTTGCCCTACCCGGCGTACCTAGTGCAAGTATGGTGTGTATTTTGATGATTCTTACCTCGACTGGTTTGCCGACTAATAGCATCAACATGCTATTTGCATTGGAATGGATTTT ggatCGGCTCAGATCGACGAGCAACGTATTGAGCACGTGTTACTGCGCCGCCATTGTGAATAAATTAGTGACCGATGACATCGAACGTTGGGACGCGTTGCAGCTTCACGAGGGAAACGAACAAACTGTCGTCTTCTTGAAAGAGAGCGCCGTGTGA